A genome region from Streptomyces xanthophaeus includes the following:
- the rpsT gene encoding 30S ribosomal protein S20 translates to MANIKSQIKRNKTNEKARLRNKAVKSSLKTAIRKAREAVVAGDVEKATVASRAAARALDKAVSKGVIHKNAAANKKSALATKVASLQG, encoded by the coding sequence GTGGCGAACATCAAGTCCCAGATCAAGCGGAACAAGACGAACGAGAAGGCGCGCCTGCGTAACAAGGCCGTCAAGTCCTCGCTCAAGACCGCGATCCGCAAGGCCCGCGAGGCCGTCGTCGCCGGTGACGTCGAGAAGGCCACCGTGGCTTCTCGCGCTGCCGCGCGTGCGCTCGACAAGGCTGTCTCGAAGGGTGTCATCCACAAGAACGCCGCCGCCAACAAGAAGTCGGCGCTGGCCACCAAGGTTGCCTCCCTGCAGGGCTGA
- the lepA gene encoding translation elongation factor 4 gives MPAIPSHVPEPSRTDSALIRNFCIIAHIDHGKSTLADRMLQITGVVDQRQMRAQYLDRMDIERERGITIKSQAVRLPWAPTTGEGQGNTHILNMIDTPGHVDFTYEVSRSLAACEGTVLLVDAAQGIEAQTLANLYLAMENDLAIVPVLNKIDLPAAQPEKFAEELANLIGCQPEDVLRVSAKTGLGVEALLDKVVATVPAPVGVKDAPARAMIFDSVYDSYRGVVTYVRVVDGQLNKRERIRMMSTGATHELLEIGVSSPEMTPSDGIGVGEVGYIITGVKDVRQSKVGDTITSLHNGATEALGGYKDPRPMVFSGLYPLDGSDYPDLREALDKLQLNDAALVYEPETSAALGFGFRVGFLGLLHLDVVRERLEREFGLDLIATAPNVVYRVVMEDGKEVTVTNPSEFPEGKISDVFEPVVRATVLAPTEFIGAIMELCQQRRGTLLGMDYLSEDRVEIRYTLPLAEIVFDFFDQLKSKTRGYASLDYEPTGEQSGSLVKVDILLHGDKVDAFSAVTHKDAAYAYGVRLVAKLRELIPRQAFEVPIQAAIGSRVIARETIRAIRKDVLAKCYGGDISRKRKLLEKQKEGKKRMKMVGSVEVPQEAFIAVLSSDESGGKKK, from the coding sequence GTGCCCGCGATCCCCAGCCACGTGCCCGAGCCGAGCCGTACCGACTCGGCGCTGATCCGCAACTTCTGCATCATCGCGCACATCGACCACGGCAAGTCGACCCTTGCCGACCGGATGCTCCAGATCACCGGTGTGGTCGACCAGCGGCAGATGCGCGCCCAGTACCTCGACCGCATGGACATCGAGCGTGAGCGCGGCATCACGATCAAGTCCCAGGCGGTCCGGCTGCCCTGGGCGCCCACGACGGGCGAGGGTCAGGGCAACACCCACATCCTCAACATGATCGACACCCCCGGGCACGTCGACTTCACCTACGAGGTCTCGCGCTCCCTCGCCGCGTGCGAGGGCACCGTCCTCCTGGTGGACGCCGCCCAGGGCATCGAGGCGCAGACCCTCGCCAACCTGTACCTGGCGATGGAGAACGACCTCGCGATCGTCCCCGTCCTGAACAAGATCGACCTGCCGGCCGCCCAGCCGGAGAAGTTCGCCGAGGAGCTCGCGAACCTCATCGGCTGCCAGCCCGAGGACGTGCTGCGCGTCTCGGCGAAGACCGGTCTCGGTGTCGAGGCGCTGCTCGACAAGGTCGTCGCCACGGTCCCGGCCCCGGTCGGCGTCAAGGACGCCCCGGCCCGCGCCATGATCTTCGACTCCGTCTACGACTCGTACCGCGGCGTCGTCACGTACGTCCGTGTGGTCGACGGGCAGCTGAACAAGCGCGAGCGCATCCGGATGATGTCCACCGGCGCCACCCACGAGCTGCTGGAGATCGGTGTCTCCTCCCCGGAGATGACCCCGTCCGACGGCATCGGCGTCGGCGAGGTGGGCTACATCATCACCGGCGTGAAGGACGTCCGTCAGTCCAAGGTCGGTGACACCATCACCAGCCTGCACAACGGCGCCACCGAGGCCCTCGGCGGCTACAAGGACCCGCGGCCGATGGTCTTCTCGGGCCTCTACCCGCTCGACGGCTCGGACTACCCGGACCTGCGCGAGGCCCTGGACAAGCTGCAGCTCAACGATGCCGCGCTCGTCTACGAGCCGGAGACCTCGGCGGCGCTCGGCTTCGGCTTCCGCGTCGGCTTCCTCGGCCTGCTCCACCTGGACGTGGTCCGTGAGCGCCTGGAGCGCGAGTTCGGCCTCGACCTGATCGCCACCGCGCCCAACGTGGTCTACCGGGTGGTCATGGAGGACGGCAAGGAAGTCACCGTCACCAACCCGAGCGAGTTCCCCGAGGGCAAGATCTCGGACGTGTTCGAGCCGGTCGTCCGGGCCACCGTGCTCGCGCCCACCGAGTTCATCGGCGCGATCATGGAGCTGTGCCAGCAGCGCCGCGGCACCCTCCTCGGCATGGACTACCTCTCCGAGGACCGGGTCGAGATCCGCTACACCCTCCCGCTCGCGGAGATCGTCTTCGACTTCTTCGACCAGCTGAAGTCCAAGACGCGCGGCTACGCCTCCCTGGACTACGAACCCACGGGCGAGCAGTCCGGCAGCCTGGTCAAGGTCGACATCCTGCTGCACGGCGACAAGGTCGACGCCTTCTCCGCCGTCACGCACAAGGACGCCGCCTACGCCTACGGCGTGCGCCTCGTCGCCAAGCTGCGCGAGCTCATCCCGCGGCAGGCCTTCGAGGTGCCGATCCAGGCCGCGATCGGCTCCCGCGTCATCGCCCGCGAGACCATCCGCGCCATCCGCAAGGACGTCCTCGCCAAGTGCTACGGCGGTGACATCTCCCGTAAGCGGAAGCTGCTGGAGAAGCAGAAGGAAGGCAAGAAGCGGATGAAGATGGTCGGCTCCGTGGAGGTCCCGCAGGAGGCCTTCATCGCCGTCCTCTCCAGCGACGAGTCCGGCGGCAAGAAGAAGTAG
- a CDS encoding helix-hairpin-helix domain-containing protein, with protein MTLRTRASYPSGATGGPGRPRLSDGRLSENRLSGSRLRYRRSARRGRRVPHPEPGAVRRRAEALLGGSSPPQAPVPPPPPQAPPPRALQAPPAAPDGADARAPSDGASGLPPGAARRLAVRERLPLWLQDRCEVRPRAVAAVGVVLIAAVGFAGQQYWSARPRAVTVPAVVAPGAVPAGATAPAGAPGPGAGAGAGGAARIVVDVSGKVRDPGVRRLPAGSRVEDALAAAGGVRPGTDTTGLNRARVLVDGEQVVVGAPAQPPPAAGPGGGAGSGPGSGPGPGPLSLGSATVAQLDGLPGVGPVLAQHIVDFRTARGGFRSVEELRQVDGIGERRFADLRTLVRP; from the coding sequence ATGACTCTTCGAACGCGTGCTTCGTATCCGTCGGGCGCCACCGGTGGCCCGGGCCGCCCCCGTCTCTCCGACGGCCGTCTCTCCGAGAACCGGCTCTCCGGCAGCCGTCTGCGGTATCGCCGTTCGGCACGTCGTGGCCGGCGGGTTCCGCACCCGGAGCCGGGCGCGGTGCGGCGACGGGCCGAGGCCCTGCTGGGCGGCAGCAGCCCGCCGCAGGCCCCGGTCCCGCCGCCCCCGCCGCAGGCCCCGCCGCCACGGGCGCTCCAGGCGCCGCCCGCGGCCCCGGACGGGGCCGATGCCCGGGCACCGTCCGACGGGGCGTCCGGGCTGCCCCCAGGGGCCGCGCGGAGGCTGGCCGTGCGGGAGCGGCTGCCGCTGTGGCTGCAGGACCGCTGCGAGGTGCGGCCGCGTGCGGTGGCCGCCGTCGGGGTGGTGCTGATCGCCGCCGTCGGTTTCGCCGGGCAGCAGTACTGGTCGGCCCGGCCGCGGGCGGTGACCGTGCCCGCGGTGGTCGCGCCGGGGGCTGTCCCGGCGGGGGCCACGGCGCCGGCGGGGGCTCCGGGCCCGGGAGCGGGAGCGGGGGCCGGCGGGGCCGCGCGGATCGTCGTCGACGTCAGCGGCAAGGTCCGGGATCCCGGGGTGCGGCGGCTGCCAGCGGGTTCGCGGGTGGAGGACGCGTTGGCCGCCGCCGGGGGAGTGCGTCCGGGCACCGACACGACCGGGCTGAACCGGGCCCGCGTGCTGGTGGACGGCGAGCAGGTGGTCGTCGGCGCCCCGGCGCAGCCGCCACCGGCCGCCGGGCCGGGCGGCGGTGCCGGCTCCGGTCCTGGTTCCGGCCCTGGCCCTGGCCCGCTGAGTCTGGGTTCGGCCACGGTCGCCCAGCTCGACGGGCTGCCGGGGGTCGGGCCGGTACTGGCGCAGCACATCGTCGACTTCCGTACCGCCCGCGGCGGCTTCCGCTCCGTGGAGGAGCTCCGCCAGGTCGACGGCATCGGTGAGCGGCGCTTCGCCGACCTGCGCACGCTGGTGCGGCCGTGA
- a CDS encoding YceI family protein yields the protein MFGRRRGMETAGSSSPSTSATLTLPPTARLLSCRVLDTVHRPVRQATFEVTDPIGRRIVSGETDPFGGFAVAVPEGEYRLSVTAEGYAPFHGVTIVGDPGQPGTAEIILDTVEPPLLPQPGHWELDPTHSSIGFTARHIGLARIRGRFTTFAGAVRIAERMEDSSMHVIIDAASIDTGVRLRDDHLRSGDFLDAVRHPTVEFYSERFIHRSGSSWAVAGALTLHGVSRSVTLDTQYLGLGTGLEGELRAACRATAELHREDFTLNWQSMLAHGIAAIGSSVEVTLDVQAVRKA from the coding sequence ATGTTCGGTCGCCGACGGGGGATGGAGACGGCCGGAAGTTCCAGCCCGTCCACATCCGCGACACTGACGCTCCCGCCGACGGCGCGTCTGCTCAGCTGCCGGGTCCTCGACACGGTCCACCGGCCGGTCCGGCAGGCCACGTTCGAGGTGACCGACCCGATCGGCCGCCGCATCGTCAGCGGCGAGACCGACCCGTTCGGCGGCTTCGCCGTTGCCGTACCGGAGGGGGAGTACCGGCTCTCCGTGACCGCGGAGGGGTACGCGCCCTTCCACGGGGTGACGATCGTGGGGGACCCGGGGCAGCCCGGCACCGCGGAGATCATCCTGGACACGGTGGAGCCGCCGCTGCTGCCGCAGCCCGGCCACTGGGAGCTCGACCCGACGCACTCGTCCATCGGCTTCACGGCCCGCCACATCGGCCTGGCCCGGATCCGCGGCCGGTTCACCACGTTCGCCGGGGCGGTGCGGATAGCCGAGCGCATGGAGGACTCCTCCATGCACGTGATCATCGACGCGGCGAGCATCGACACCGGGGTGCGGCTGCGCGACGACCACCTGAGGTCGGGGGACTTCCTGGACGCGGTCCGCCACCCCACGGTGGAGTTCTACAGCGAGCGCTTCATCCACCGCAGCGGCAGCAGCTGGGCCGTCGCCGGGGCGCTGACCCTCCACGGGGTGAGCCGGTCCGTGACCCTGGACACCCAGTACCTGGGCCTGGGCACGGGCCTGGAGGGCGAGCTCCGGGCGGCCTGCCGGGCCACCGCCGAGCTGCACCGCGAGGACTTCACCCTGAACTGGCAGTCGATGCTGGCGCACGGGATCGCGGCCATCGGTTCGAGCGTGGAAGTGACGCTGGACGTCCAGGCCGTGCGCAAGGCCTGA
- the leuS gene encoding leucine--tRNA ligase, which yields MSETNTPAPEAAEAHRYTAAMAADIEARWQDVWDAQGTYEAPNPTGDLAGDPAVVARPKKFIMDMFPYPSGAGLHVGHPLGYIATDVFARHQRMTGHNVLHTLGFDAFGLPAEQYAVQTGTHPRVSTEANIENMKVQLRRLGLGHDKRRSFATIDPDYYKWTQWIFLQIYNSWYDTDAKKARPIAELVAAFEDGSREVPGGRAWAALTAAERADVLNEYRLAYSSDAPVNWCPGLGTVLANEEVTADGRSERGNFPVFKSRLSQWNMRITAYADRLIDDLDALDWPEAIKLQQRNWIGRSEGARVDFALGDEAITVFTTRPDTLFGATYMVLAPEHPLVEKFIPAAWPEGTHEVWTGGHATPAEAVSAYRQQAASKSDVERQAEAKDKTGVFTGEYAINPVSGDKVPVFIADYVLMGYGTGAIMAVPAHDSRDFEFARAFELPMRCVVEPSDGRGTDPAEWDGAFVSYDAKLVNSTGEGIALDGLGVVEAKAAITDWLAGRGIGEGTVNFRLRDWLFSRQRYWGEPFPIVYDEDGVAHPLPESMLPLELPEVEDYSPRTFEADDATSKPETPLSRNGEWVNVELDLGDGRGLRSFRRETNTMPNWAGSCWYELRYLDPNNASALVDPEIEQYWMGPREGVPHGGVDLYVGGAEHAVLHLLYARFWSKVLFDLGHVSSVEPFHKLFNQGMIQAYVYRDERGFPVTATEVEERDGTFFFEGEPVKRELGKMGKSLKNAVTPDEICEEYGADTLRLYEMAMGPLDVSRPWDTRAVVGQYRLLQRLWRNIVDEETGAVTVVDGEPDEATLRALHKAIDGAGADLAGLRFNTAIAKITELNNALTKAGRPLERSVAEALVLLVAPLAPHIAEELWHRLGHSESVVHQDFPVADPAYVVDESVTCVVQVKGKVKARLEVPPTISEAELEQLAVTDEGVVAALGGAEIRKVIVRAPKLVNIVI from the coding sequence ATGAGCGAGACGAACACCCCGGCCCCCGAGGCGGCCGAGGCGCACCGCTACACGGCTGCCATGGCCGCCGACATCGAGGCACGCTGGCAGGACGTCTGGGACGCGCAGGGCACGTACGAGGCCCCGAACCCGACCGGCGACCTGGCCGGGGACCCCGCGGTGGTCGCACGGCCCAAGAAGTTCATCATGGACATGTTCCCGTACCCCTCCGGTGCGGGCCTGCACGTCGGACATCCGCTCGGGTACATCGCCACCGACGTCTTCGCCCGCCACCAGCGGATGACCGGCCACAACGTCCTGCACACCCTGGGCTTCGACGCCTTCGGCCTGCCGGCCGAGCAGTACGCCGTGCAGACCGGCACGCACCCGCGCGTCTCGACCGAGGCCAACATCGAGAACATGAAGGTCCAGCTGCGCCGGCTGGGCCTGGGCCACGACAAGCGCCGGTCGTTCGCCACGATCGACCCGGACTACTACAAGTGGACCCAGTGGATCTTCCTGCAGATCTACAACTCCTGGTACGACACCGACGCGAAGAAGGCCCGGCCGATCGCCGAGCTGGTCGCCGCCTTCGAGGACGGCTCCCGTGAGGTCCCCGGCGGCCGTGCCTGGGCCGCGCTGACCGCGGCCGAGCGGGCCGACGTGCTGAACGAGTACCGGCTGGCGTACTCCTCGGACGCGCCGGTGAACTGGTGTCCCGGGCTGGGCACCGTGCTGGCCAACGAGGAGGTCACCGCCGACGGCCGGTCCGAGCGCGGCAACTTCCCCGTCTTCAAGTCCCGGCTGAGCCAGTGGAACATGCGGATCACCGCATACGCCGACCGGCTGATCGACGACCTGGACGCGCTGGACTGGCCCGAGGCCATCAAGCTGCAGCAGCGGAACTGGATCGGCCGCAGCGAGGGCGCGCGCGTCGACTTCGCGCTGGGCGACGAGGCCATCACCGTCTTCACCACCCGTCCGGACACCCTGTTCGGCGCCACCTACATGGTGCTGGCGCCCGAGCACCCGCTGGTGGAGAAGTTCATCCCGGCCGCCTGGCCCGAGGGCACCCACGAGGTGTGGACCGGCGGGCACGCCACGCCGGCCGAGGCCGTCAGCGCCTACCGCCAGCAGGCCGCCTCGAAGTCGGACGTCGAGCGTCAGGCCGAGGCCAAGGACAAGACCGGTGTCTTCACCGGCGAGTACGCGATCAACCCGGTCAGCGGCGACAAGGTCCCGGTCTTCATCGCCGACTACGTGCTGATGGGCTACGGCACGGGCGCGATCATGGCCGTCCCGGCGCACGACAGCCGCGACTTCGAGTTCGCGCGCGCCTTCGAGCTGCCGATGCGCTGCGTCGTGGAGCCGTCGGACGGGCGCGGCACCGACCCCGCCGAGTGGGACGGCGCCTTCGTCTCCTACGACGCGAAGCTGGTCAACTCGACGGGCGAGGGCATCGCCCTGGACGGCCTGGGCGTCGTCGAGGCGAAGGCCGCGATCACCGACTGGCTGGCCGGGCGCGGCATCGGCGAGGGGACGGTCAACTTCCGGCTGCGCGACTGGCTGTTCAGCCGTCAGCGCTACTGGGGCGAGCCCTTCCCGATCGTCTACGACGAGGACGGCGTCGCGCACCCGCTGCCCGAGTCGATGCTGCCCCTGGAGCTGCCGGAGGTCGAGGACTACTCCCCGCGCACCTTCGAGGCGGACGACGCCACCTCCAAGCCGGAGACCCCGCTGTCGCGCAACGGCGAGTGGGTCAACGTGGAGCTGGACCTGGGCGACGGCCGGGGCCTGCGCTCCTTCCGCCGCGAGACCAACACCATGCCCAACTGGGCCGGTTCCTGCTGGTACGAGCTGCGCTACCTGGACCCGAACAACGCCTCGGCCCTGGTGGACCCGGAGATCGAGCAGTACTGGATGGGCCCGCGCGAGGGCGTACCGCACGGTGGTGTCGACCTGTACGTGGGCGGCGCCGAGCACGCGGTGCTGCACCTGCTGTACGCCCGCTTCTGGTCGAAGGTGCTGTTCGACCTGGGCCACGTCTCCTCGGTCGAGCCGTTCCACAAGCTGTTCAACCAGGGCATGATCCAGGCCTACGTCTACCGCGACGAGCGAGGCTTCCCCGTCACGGCCACCGAGGTCGAGGAGCGCGACGGCACGTTCTTCTTCGAGGGCGAGCCGGTCAAGCGCGAGCTGGGCAAGATGGGCAAGTCCCTGAAGAACGCCGTCACGCCCGACGAGATCTGCGAGGAGTACGGCGCGGACACGCTGCGCCTGTACGAGATGGCGATGGGTCCGCTGGACGTCTCCCGTCCGTGGGACACCCGGGCCGTGGTGGGCCAGTACCGGCTGCTGCAGCGCCTGTGGCGCAACATCGTGGACGAGGAGACCGGCGCGGTCACCGTCGTGGACGGTGAGCCGGACGAGGCGACCCTGCGCGCGCTGCACAAGGCGATCGACGGGGCCGGCGCGGACCTGGCCGGGCTGCGCTTCAACACCGCCATCGCGAAGATCACCGAGCTGAACAACGCGCTGACGAAGGCCGGCCGCCCGCTGGAGCGCTCGGTCGCCGAGGCCCTGGTGCTGCTGGTCGCCCCGCTGGCCCCGCACATCGCGGAGGAGCTGTGGCACCGCCTGGGTCACAGCGAGTCGGTGGTCCACCAGGACTTCCCGGTCGCGGACCCGGCGTACGTCGTGGACGAGAGCGTGACGTGCGTGGTGCAGGTCAAGGGCAAGGTCAAGGCGCGGCTGGAGGTGCCGCCGACGATCTCCGAGGCGGAGCTGGAGCAGCTGGCCGTGACCGACGAGGGCGTCGTGGCGGCGCTGGGCGGCGCGGAGATCCGCAAGGTGATCGTGCGCGCGCCGAAGCTGGTGAACATCGTCATCTGA
- the holA gene encoding DNA polymerase III subunit delta: MATRKNSTDDPLAPLTLAVGQEELLLDRAVREVVTAARAADADTDVRDLASEQLQPGTLAELTSPSLFSERKVLVVRNAQDLSADSVKEVKAYLAAPYEEIILVLLHAGGAKGKGLLDAARKAGAREIACPKMTKAADRLSFVRGEFRTLGRSATPEACQSLVDAIGSDLRELASAAAQLCADVEGTIDEAVVARYYTGRAEASSFTVADRAVEGRAAEALEALRWSLSTGVAPVLITSALAQAVRAIGKLASAPRGARPGDLARDLGMPPWKIDRVRQQMRGWSADGVSDALRAVAAADAGVKGGGDDPEYALEKAVVAVARAARPQRR; the protein is encoded by the coding sequence ATGGCCACCAGGAAGAACTCCACCGACGATCCGCTTGCCCCGCTCACCCTCGCGGTGGGGCAGGAGGAGCTGCTGCTCGACCGTGCCGTGCGCGAGGTGGTGACGGCCGCCCGTGCCGCCGACGCCGACACGGATGTCCGCGACCTCGCCTCCGAGCAGCTCCAGCCCGGCACGCTCGCCGAGCTGACGAGCCCCTCGCTCTTCTCCGAGCGCAAGGTGCTGGTCGTGCGCAACGCGCAGGACCTGTCCGCGGACTCGGTCAAGGAGGTCAAGGCCTACCTCGCCGCGCCCTACGAGGAGATCATCCTGGTCCTGCTCCACGCGGGCGGGGCCAAGGGCAAGGGTCTGCTGGACGCCGCGCGCAAGGCGGGCGCGCGGGAGATCGCCTGCCCGAAGATGACGAAGGCCGCGGACCGGCTGTCCTTCGTGCGGGGCGAATTCCGCACGCTCGGCCGGTCGGCGACCCCGGAGGCCTGCCAGAGCCTGGTGGACGCGATCGGCAGCGACCTGCGGGAGCTGGCGAGCGCCGCCGCGCAGCTGTGCGCCGACGTCGAGGGCACCATCGACGAGGCCGTCGTCGCCCGCTACTACACCGGCCGGGCCGAGGCATCCAGCTTCACGGTCGCCGACCGGGCGGTCGAGGGGCGTGCGGCCGAGGCCCTGGAGGCCCTGCGCTGGTCCCTGTCCACCGGGGTGGCGCCGGTCCTGATCACCAGTGCTCTGGCCCAGGCGGTCCGCGCGATCGGCAAGCTCGCCTCCGCCCCGCGCGGAGCCCGCCCCGGCGACCTCGCCCGGGACCTGGGCATGCCCCCGTGGAAGATCGACCGGGTCCGCCAGCAGATGCGCGGCTGGTCGGCGGACGGGGTCTCGGACGCCCTGCGCGCCGTGGCCGCGGCCGATGCCGGGGTCAAGGGCGGCGGCGACGATCCCGAGTACGCCCTGGAGAAGGCCGTCGTCGCGGTGGCCCGCGCGGCCCGTCCCCAGCGCCGTTAG
- the rsfS gene encoding ribosome silencing factor, with protein MTATDRSIELITAAAQAAADRLAHDIIAYDVSDVLSITDAFLLASAPNDRQVKSIVDEIEERLLKELGAKPVRREGDRDARWILLDYVDIVVHVQHSEERVFYALERLWKDCPEIELPEDAKLTIGKAEEHAKLREAAGDDELDGDLF; from the coding sequence GTGACCGCCACGGACCGCTCCATCGAGCTCATCACCGCCGCCGCCCAGGCCGCGGCCGACCGGCTCGCGCACGACATCATCGCGTACGACGTCAGCGACGTGCTGTCGATCACCGACGCCTTCCTGCTCGCCTCGGCGCCCAACGACCGCCAGGTCAAGTCGATCGTCGACGAGATCGAGGAGCGCCTGCTCAAGGAGCTCGGCGCCAAGCCGGTGCGCCGCGAGGGCGACCGCGACGCCCGCTGGATCCTGCTCGACTACGTCGACATCGTCGTTCACGTCCAGCACAGCGAGGAGCGTGTCTTCTACGCGCTGGAGCGCCTGTGGAAGGACTGCCCCGAGATCGAGCTGCCCGAAGACGCCAAGCTCACCATCGGCAAGGCCGAAGAGCACGCCAAGCTGCGCGAGGCGGCGGGCGACGACGAACTGGACGGTGATCTGTTCTGA
- a CDS encoding DegV family protein — MSRHVAIVTDSTAYLPRPAMARHGITAVPLTVVLGGEALEEGTEISARSLALALQKRRSVTTSRPSPEEFVRAYRAAADAGATGIVSLHLSAELSGTYDAAALAAKTAPVPVRVVDTGMIAMALGFCALAAAEVAEAGGSVDEAVAAAEKRAADMAAFFYVDTLDYLRRGGRIGAAQALLGSALAVKPLLTLDGGRIEMLEKVRTSSKAIARLEELAVERAGSAAVDVAVHHLAAPERAEKLAERLRERIPGLVELHVSEVGAVIGAHTGPGLLAAVVSPR, encoded by the coding sequence ATGTCCCGCCATGTCGCCATCGTCACCGATTCCACGGCCTACCTGCCCCGACCGGCCATGGCGCGGCACGGAATCACCGCCGTCCCGCTCACCGTGGTGCTCGGTGGTGAGGCACTCGAGGAAGGCACCGAGATCTCGGCGCGCAGCCTGGCCCTGGCCCTGCAGAAGCGCCGCTCGGTCACCACTTCGCGTCCCAGCCCGGAGGAGTTCGTCCGGGCCTACCGGGCGGCCGCGGACGCGGGGGCGACCGGCATCGTCAGCCTGCACCTGTCCGCCGAGCTGTCCGGCACCTACGACGCCGCCGCGCTCGCCGCGAAGACCGCACCCGTACCGGTGCGCGTCGTGGACACCGGCATGATCGCGATGGCTCTCGGCTTCTGTGCGCTCGCCGCCGCCGAGGTGGCCGAGGCGGGCGGGTCCGTGGACGAGGCCGTGGCGGCCGCCGAGAAGCGCGCGGCGGACATGGCCGCGTTCTTCTACGTCGACACCCTCGACTACCTCCGCCGCGGCGGCCGGATCGGGGCCGCGCAGGCCCTCCTCGGCTCCGCCCTGGCGGTGAAGCCCCTGCTGACGCTGGACGGCGGGCGGATCGAGATGCTGGAGAAGGTCCGTACGTCGTCCAAGGCCATCGCCCGCCTGGAGGAGCTGGCCGTCGAGCGCGCCGGGTCCGCCGCCGTCGACGTGGCGGTGCACCACCTGGCGGCTCCGGAGCGGGCGGAGAAGCTCGCCGAGCGGCTCCGCGAGCGCATTCCCGGTCTGGTCGAGCTGCACGTCAGCGAGGTCGGTGCGGTGATCGGGGCGCACACCGGCCCGGGGCTGCTGGCGGCGGTCGTCTCGCCCCGCTGA
- a CDS encoding histidine phosphatase family protein, whose translation MSATTSGKSGRKIVLWRHGQTSWNLERRFQGSTDIELTEAGVAQARRSARLLASLKPDAIVASDLQRASATAAELAALTGLAVSHDAALRETYAGEWQGLTHDEILEKYGEQYSAWKRGEPVRRGGGELETEVADRAAPVVLEHAGRLPQSGTLVVVSHGGTIRTTIGRLLGLDSYYWEGLGGLSNCCWSVLGEGARGWRLLEHNAGTLPEPVLGDDD comes from the coding sequence CTGAGCGCGACCACCTCGGGCAAGTCCGGCAGGAAGATCGTCCTCTGGCGGCACGGCCAGACCTCGTGGAATCTGGAGCGCCGCTTCCAGGGCTCCACGGACATCGAGCTGACCGAGGCGGGTGTGGCGCAGGCGCGCCGCTCCGCGCGGTTGCTCGCCTCGCTGAAGCCGGATGCCATCGTGGCGTCCGACCTGCAGCGCGCCTCTGCCACGGCTGCCGAGCTGGCGGCCCTCACGGGGCTGGCGGTGTCGCACGACGCGGCGCTGCGCGAGACGTACGCCGGCGAGTGGCAGGGCCTCACGCACGACGAGATCCTCGAGAAGTACGGCGAGCAGTATTCGGCGTGGAAGCGCGGCGAACCGGTCCGCCGCGGCGGCGGTGAGCTGGAGACCGAGGTCGCCGACCGTGCGGCGCCGGTGGTGCTGGAACACGCCGGCCGGCTGCCGCAGTCCGGCACCCTCGTCGTGGTCAGCCACGGCGGCACCATCCGTACGACGATCGGGCGCCTGCTGGGCCTGGACTCGTACTACTGGGAGGGCCTCGGCGGGCTCTCCAACTGCTGCTGGTCCGTCCTCGGCGAGGGCGCGCGCGGCTGGCGTCTGCTGGAGCACAACGCCGGCACGCTGCCGGAACCGGTGCTCGGCGACGACGACTAG